In one Nicotiana tomentosiformis chromosome 6, ASM39032v3, whole genome shotgun sequence genomic region, the following are encoded:
- the LOC104095717 gene encoding low affinity inorganic phosphate transporter 4: MASDNLVVLNALDTARTQWYHVTAVIIAGMGFFTDAYDLFCISTVSKLLGRLYYYDPAAKAPGKLPHMANNWVIGVALVGTLSGQLVFGWLGDKLGRKKVYGLTLILMVVCALCSGLSFGYSAKSVIGTLCFFRFWLGFGIGGDYPLSATIMSEYANKSTRGAFIAAVFAMQGVGIIFAGLVSMIISKVFLIKYGGKPFDQDEILSTEPEADYVWRIVLMVGALPALVTYYWRMKMPETGRYTAIIEGNAKQAAINMGKVLDIEIQAEGEKLAQFKAANEYPLLSSEFFQRHGLHLIGTMTTWFLLDIAFYSQNLTQKDIFPVMGLTSKAQNISALREMFETSRAMFVIALLGTFPGYWFTVFFIEKIGRFRIQLMGFFMMTVFMAIIGVKYDYLKTKEHKWTFATLYGLTFFFANFGPNSTTFVLPAELFPTRVRSTCHALSAASGKAGALISAFGIQQYTQDGNVHKIKKAMMLLAVTNMLGFAFTFLVTETKGRSLEEISGEDGRRNETQMKTSKPVSAHQDDGWE; the protein is encoded by the coding sequence ATGGCCTCAGACAATCTTGTAGTGCTCAATGCTCTTGACACAGCACGTACCCAATGGTACCATGTCACTGCCGTTATCATTGCTGGAATGGGATTTTTCACTGATGCGTACGATCTCTTCTGCATCTCTACTGTCTCTAAGCTCTTAGGCCGCCTCTATTACTATGATCCTGCCGCGAAAGCCCCAGGCAAATTGCCTCACATGGCTAACAATTGGGTGATTGGAGTTGCTCTAGTTGGTACTCTATCTGGCCAACTCGTATTCGGCTGGTTAGGAGACAAACTTGGTAGGAAAAAAGTCTATGGACTCACTTTAATTCTCATGGTCGTTTGTGCACTTTGTTCTGGCTTGTCCTTTGGGTATAGTGCAAAATCTGTAATAGGGACGCTCTGTTTCTTCAGATTCTGGCTTGGATTTGGAATTGGAGGAGATTATCCTCTTTCTGCTACAATCATGTCTGAATATGCTAACAAGTCAACTCGTGGGGCGTTTATTGCTGCGGTGTTTGCTATGCAAGGAGTTGGGATCATCTTCGCGGGGCTCGTTTCGATGATTATCTCCAAAGTGTTTTTAATCAAGTACGGAGGTAAACCATTTGATCAGGATGAAATTTTGTCCACGGAGCCTGAGGCTGATTATGTTTGGCGGATCGTGTTGATGGTCGGGGCTCTTCCAGCACTTGTTACCTATTATTGGAGAATGAAAATGCCTGAAACAGGGCGTTacactgctattattgagggaaaTGCTAAACAAGCAGCGATTAACATGGGGAAGGTTCTTGATATAGAAATCCAAGCAGAAGGTGAAAAATTGGCCCAATTCAAGGCAGCTAATGAATATCCTTTGCTCTCCAGTGAGTTCTTCCAGCGCCACGGGCTTCACTTAATAGGTACAATGACAACTTGGTTCTTGTTGGACATAGCTTTCTATAGCCAAAACCTCACTCAAAAGGACATATTTCCAGTCATGGGACTCACTAGCAAAGCCCAAAATATTTCTGCTTTGAGGGAGATGTTTGAGACATCGCGTGCCATGTTCGTGATTGCCTTGCTTGGTACTTTCCCTGGTTACTGGTTCACAGTGTTCTTCATTGAAAAAATTGGCAGGTTTAGGATACAATTGATGGGGTTCTTCATGATGACAGTTTTCATGGCGATCATTGGAGTCAAATATGATTATCTAAAGACTAAGGAGCACAAATGGACATTCGCAACTCTTTATGGCTTAACTTTCTTCTTTGCCAACTTTGGACCTAATTCGACCACATTTGTGCTCCCCGCGGAGCTCTTTCCGACAAGAGTGAGATCCACCTGCCACGCACTGAGCGCCGCATCTGGAAAGGCCGGGGCGCTGATTAGTGCATTTGGGATACAACAATACACGCAAGATGGAAATGTTCATAAAATCAAGAAAGCCATGATGCTGTTGGCTGTCACAAATATGCTTGGATTCGCCTTCACTTTCTTGGTGACTGAGACAAAAGGCAGGTCACTGGAAGAAATTTCAGGGGAGGATGGCAGGCGGAATGAGACACAAATGAAGACTAGTAAGCCTGTCTCTGCCCACCAGGATGATGGATGGGAATGA
- the LOC104095718 gene encoding low affinity inorganic phosphate transporter 5, with the protein MASNNLTVLNALDTARTQWYHVTAVIIAGMGFFTDAYDLFCITTVSKLLGRLYYYDPAKHAPGKLPHPVNNWVVGVALVGTLTGQLVFGWLGDKLGRKKVYGLTLILMVICALCSGLSFGYSKKVVMGTLCFFRFWLGFGIGGDYPLSATIMSEYANKRTRGAFIAAVFAMQGVGIVFAGLVSMTVSKIFLMNYAGKAFNVDEVFSTEPEADYVWRIVLMLGALPALLTYYWRMKMPETGRYTAIIEGNAKQAALDMGKVLDIEIQAEGEKLAKFKAANEYPLLSNEFFMRHGLHLIGTMSTWFLLDIAFYSQNLTQKDIFPTMGLVSDAKSISALREMFETSRAMFVIALLGTFPGYWFTVFFIEKIGRFKIQLMGFFMMSVFMAIIGVKYDYLKTKDHKWTFAALYGLTFFFANFGPNSTTFVLPAELFPTRVRSTCHALSAASGKAGAMVSAFGVQQYTQDGNIHKIKKAMIFLAFTNMIGFCCTFLVTETKGRSLEEISGEDEQKNETQMKSTRPVSGHQDDGWD; encoded by the coding sequence ATGGCCTCAAACAATCTTACAGTGCTCAATGCACTTGACACTGCACGAACCCAATGGTACCATGTCACAGCCGTTATCATTGCTGGAATGGGTTTTTTCACAGATGCCTACGATCTCTTCTGTATCACCACTGTCTCCAAACTCTTAGGCCGTCTCTACTACTACGATCCTGCTAAGCACGCCCCTGGAAAACTGCCTCATCCTGTTAATAATTGGGTAGTTGGAGTCGCTTTGGTTGGTACTTTAACTGGACAGCTCGTGTTTGGTTGGCTCGGAGACAAACTTGGCCGAAAGAAAGTGTATGGACTCACTTTAATCCTCATGGTCATTTGTGCACTTTGCTCTGGTTTGTCCTTCGGGTATAGCAAAAAAGTTGTTATGGGGACACTCTGTTTCTTCAGATTCTGGCTTGGATTTGGCATTGGAGGAGATTATCCTCTTTCTGCCACAATCATGTCCGAATATGCAAATAAGAGAACTCGTGGGGCGTTTATTGCTGCAGTTTTTGCCATGCAAGGCGTTGGGATCGTATTTGCCGGGCTTGTTTCAATGACTGTTTCGAAAATCTTTCTTATGAATTACGCGGGTAAGGCATTTAATGTGGATGAAGTTTTCTCCACGGAACCTGAGGCAGATTATGTTTGGCGAATCGTATTGATGCTTGGAGCTCTTCCAGCTCTTCTCACCTATTATTGGCGAATGAAGATGCCTGAAACAGGGCGTTacactgctattattgagggaaaTGCTAAACAAGCAGCGCTTGACATGGGAAAGGTTCTTGACATTGAAATTCAAGCAGAAGGTGAAAAATTGGCCAAATTTAAAGCAGCCAATGAGTACCCTTTACTCTCCAATGAGTTCTTCATGCGCCACGGACTTCACTTAATAGGTACAATGAGTACTTGGTTCTTGTTGGACATAGCTTTCTACAGCCAAAATCTCACACAGAAGGACATATTCCCAACCATGGGACTAGTTAGTGACGCCAAGAGCATTTCAGCTTTGAGGGAGATGTTTGAGACATCACGTGCAATGTTTGTGATTGCGTTGCTCGGTACCTTCCCTGGTTACTGGTTCACAGTATTCTTCATTGAGAAAATCGGCAGGTTTAAGATACAACTGATGGGGTTCTTCATGATGTCAGTTTTCATGGCAATCATTGGAGTCAAATATGATTACCTAAAGACTAAAGATCACAAATGGACATTCGCAGCTCTTTATGGTTTAACTTTCTTCTTTGCCAACTTTGGACCCAATTCGACAACATTTGTGCTCCCCGCGGAGCTCTTTCCGACAAGAGTGAGATCCACTTGCCATGCCCTGAGCGCGGCATCTGGAAAGGCAGGGGCAATGGTTAGTGCATTTGGGGTGCAGCAGTACACGCAAGACGGAAATATTCATAAAATTAAGAAAGCCATGATATTTTTGGCCTTCACAAATATGATTGGATTTTGCTGCACCTTTTTAGTGACTGAGACAAAAGGAAGGTCACTGGAGGAAATTTCAGGGGAGGATGAACAGAAGAATGAGACGCAGATGAAGAGTACTAGGCCTGTCTCTGGACACCAGGACGATGGATGGGATTGA